In a genomic window of uncultured Flavobacterium sp.:
- a CDS encoding CYTH domain-containing protein → MLEIERKFLVKSDDFKEQAFTQNRIAQGYLSSVPERTVRVRVKGERGFITIKGIGQQGGMSRFEWENEIPLGEALELLKLCEKGKIEKTRFEVKSGNHTIEIDEFYGENEGLVMAEIELESETESFEKPDWLGEEVTNDPRYYNAYLSKNPFKYWEK, encoded by the coding sequence ATGCTCGAAATAGAAAGAAAGTTTCTTGTAAAATCAGATGATTTTAAAGAACAAGCTTTTACCCAAAACAGAATAGCTCAAGGATATTTAAGTTCTGTACCAGAAAGAACTGTCAGAGTTAGAGTTAAAGGCGAAAGAGGATTCATAACTATAAAAGGAATTGGGCAGCAAGGAGGAATGTCTCGTTTTGAATGGGAAAATGAAATTCCGCTTGGCGAAGCATTGGAATTACTTAAATTATGCGAAAAAGGCAAGATCGAAAAAACTCGTTTTGAAGTAAAATCAGGAAATCACACTATTGAAATTGATGAATTTTATGGTGAAAACGAAGGTTTAGTGATGGCCGAAATCGAATTGGAATCTGAAACAGAATCTTTTGAAAAACCGGATTGGTTGGGAGAAGAAGTTACAAATGATCCAAGATATTATAATGCTTATTTGAGTAAAAATCCTTTTAAATACTGGGAGAAATAA
- a CDS encoding OmpA family protein, with protein sequence MSKKALYLLGIAITIILGTFLYLKFCCNCNVETPPVDTEKVTNVIVKDTNFVPFVLSGTGIDYHTNDNLKFLKNSSALITPVSDSVNVGIENLKTFLAANAKQKVTITGYATSDETNTTSFENLGLARANDIKNYFVSKGLSAAQFDTKGEVIDKWKTSADTLLGPAEYKFEAIDTTAVASDEWTALKDSINADPLVLHFNTNKSSNNLTSVEKLKVAAIVKYTGHVKEAVVLIVGHSDNVGNRDSNVVLGQKRAEFSKKYLSKNGIDASRITTESKGPDEPVGENTTAQGKANNRRTVITIK encoded by the coding sequence ATGTCTAAAAAAGCACTTTACCTATTAGGCATTGCAATAACCATTATATTAGGTACATTTTTATACCTCAAATTTTGTTGCAATTGCAATGTAGAAACGCCACCAGTTGATACTGAAAAGGTTACAAATGTAATAGTCAAGGACACCAATTTTGTTCCTTTTGTTCTTAGTGGTACAGGAATTGACTATCATACAAATGACAATCTCAAGTTCCTGAAAAACAGTTCGGCATTAATTACGCCAGTAAGTGATTCTGTAAATGTTGGAATTGAAAATCTTAAAACATTTTTAGCTGCAAATGCAAAGCAAAAAGTTACGATAACGGGTTACGCTACTTCTGATGAAACCAATACGACTAGTTTTGAAAATCTAGGTTTAGCGAGGGCAAACGATATTAAAAATTATTTTGTTTCTAAAGGTTTATCAGCGGCTCAATTTGATACTAAAGGTGAAGTTATTGATAAATGGAAAACAAGTGCTGACACTCTTTTAGGTCCTGCCGAATATAAGTTTGAAGCTATTGATACAACAGCTGTTGCAAGTGATGAATGGACTGCTTTGAAGGATTCAATCAATGCTGATCCTTTGGTTTTACACTTTAATACCAATAAATCAAGCAATAATTTAACTTCTGTCGAAAAATTAAAAGTTGCGGCTATTGTAAAATATACAGGACATGTAAAAGAGGCTGTTGTTTTAATTGTAGGGCATAGTGATAATGTTGGAAATCGCGATTCGAATGTTGTTCTTGGACAAAAACGTGCTGAATTTTCTAAAAAATATTTATCGAAAAACGGTATCGATGCTTCCCGAATTACAACAGAATCAAAAGGTCCTGATGAGCCGGTTGGTGAAAATACAACTGCTCAGGGAAAAGCAAACAACAGAAGAACCGTAATTACAATCAAATAA
- a CDS encoding o-succinylbenzoate synthase, translating to MKATYHKYMLEFKRPSGTSRGIMTEKETWFIVLEENGKKGIGECGILRGLSADDRDDYEEKLKWACQNIHLGETVLWEALLEFPSIQFGIEMAFLSLKSENPYVLFPSDFTNNSKSIVINGLVWMGKASFMKEQIEEKIANGFKCVKLKIGAIDFEKELELLHFIRSHFSAEEIEIRVDANGAFPLNEALNKLEQLNKFQLHSIEQPIKKGNIEAMADLCKNTPFPIALDEELIGVFSLEEKEKLLLQIKPQYIILKPSFIGGFRGTLEWINLANQYNIGWWITSALESNIGLNAIAQWTFLQNSEMPQGLGTGALYTNNFDCPLEVSQGQLWYNKAKNWDSSFLEKA from the coding sequence ATGAAAGCAACTTACCATAAATACATGCTCGAGTTTAAGCGTCCTTCAGGAACTTCGCGAGGCATTATGACCGAGAAAGAAACCTGGTTTATCGTTCTTGAAGAGAATGGTAAAAAAGGAATAGGCGAGTGCGGAATACTTCGTGGTTTGAGTGCTGACGATAGAGACGATTATGAAGAAAAGCTGAAATGGGCTTGCCAAAATATTCATTTGGGAGAAACAGTACTTTGGGAAGCTTTATTAGAATTTCCTTCAATTCAATTTGGAATCGAAATGGCTTTTTTATCACTCAAAAGCGAAAATCCATATGTATTATTTCCATCAGATTTTACCAATAATTCAAAATCGATTGTTATAAATGGTTTAGTATGGATGGGAAAAGCTTCTTTCATGAAAGAGCAAATCGAAGAAAAAATAGCCAATGGTTTTAAATGTGTAAAACTTAAAATTGGCGCTATAGATTTTGAAAAAGAACTGGAATTATTACACTTTATCAGAAGCCATTTTTCAGCCGAAGAAATAGAAATTCGTGTAGATGCGAATGGCGCTTTCCCTTTAAATGAAGCTTTAAATAAACTGGAACAACTTAATAAATTCCAATTACATAGTATAGAGCAGCCAATTAAAAAAGGAAACATTGAAGCAATGGCTGATTTATGTAAAAACACTCCGTTTCCAATTGCGTTGGATGAAGAATTAATTGGTGTATTTTCATTAGAAGAAAAAGAAAAATTACTGCTTCAAATCAAACCTCAATATATAATATTAAAGCCAAGTTTTATTGGCGGTTTCAGAGGAACTTTGGAATGGATAAATCTAGCAAATCAATATAATATTGGTTGGTGGATTACATCGGCTTTAGAAAGCAATATTGGATTAAATGCAATCGCACAATGGACTTTTCTGCAAAATTCTGAAATGCCACAAGGTTTAGGAACCGGAGCACTTTATACCAATAATTTTGATTGTCCGCTTGAAGTTTCACAAGGGCAATTATGGTATAATAAAGCTAAAAACTGGGATTCTTCTTTTCTGGAAAAAGCATAA
- a CDS encoding tetratricopeptide repeat protein: MNLKKVALFLLIAVSYSSYAQKDGYWDKERATTKEIIVSARDRIILKTEDLPVGTTEIVYRITLLDENQQMTNSLVSVLKAIPDPTGISQGSAGAVFLMSKISGDDTCSYALFTSSDSAKKYVDDGKTDKACFAQEEPLSKDAKRLSIDKSSCLGDNTSTIWFGFHSKNWLLNQKIVLEVVPWVDTKLNRGWNQDNKNEIISLCKTSTMAQKMANSDDFCVCILDKIMKQYRYTEFQKLLAIEKTKVYKDFGNTCYKDADISKNVFNDLRTQIASLIKAQKYNEAIPKLNTIINDGKATAVDYSSIGYCYILTKQYAKAIKFLKEGEKLDDTELLVKLNLAHVYLVNDEYSEAKAIYKKYQTQNVTDSLSWKEKTKQDFTVFQKAGLPSKDFEKVLNLYN; this comes from the coding sequence ATGAATTTAAAAAAAGTTGCCCTGTTTCTTTTAATTGCAGTTTCTTATAGTTCATATGCCCAAAAAGACGGTTATTGGGACAAAGAACGCGCCACTACAAAAGAGATTATAGTTTCTGCCCGTGACCGAATCATTCTTAAAACTGAAGATTTGCCCGTTGGAACCACTGAAATTGTATACAGAATCACACTTCTCGACGAAAACCAACAAATGACAAATAGTTTAGTTTCAGTACTAAAAGCAATTCCGGATCCTACCGGAATCAGTCAGGGTTCAGCCGGAGCAGTTTTTTTAATGTCAAAAATTTCTGGTGACGATACTTGTTCATATGCGCTTTTTACGTCAAGTGATAGTGCTAAAAAGTATGTCGATGACGGAAAAACAGATAAAGCATGTTTCGCTCAGGAAGAACCATTAAGCAAAGATGCAAAGCGATTATCAATTGATAAATCATCTTGTTTAGGAGATAATACAAGCACAATTTGGTTTGGTTTCCACAGTAAAAACTGGCTATTAAACCAGAAAATAGTTTTGGAAGTTGTGCCTTGGGTAGACACAAAATTAAATCGTGGTTGGAATCAAGACAACAAAAACGAAATCATAAGTCTTTGTAAAACATCGACAATGGCACAAAAAATGGCCAATTCTGATGATTTTTGTGTTTGTATTCTGGATAAAATCATGAAACAATATCGTTACACCGAATTTCAGAAATTGCTTGCAATCGAAAAAACTAAGGTTTACAAAGATTTCGGGAACACGTGTTATAAAGACGCTGACATTTCTAAAAACGTTTTTAATGATTTAAGAACTCAGATTGCATCATTAATAAAAGCTCAAAAATACAACGAAGCAATCCCGAAATTAAACACAATTATAAACGACGGAAAAGCAACGGCGGTAGATTACAGTTCTATCGGATATTGCTATATTTTGACCAAACAATACGCAAAAGCAATCAAATTCCTTAAAGAAGGCGAGAAACTTGACGATACAGAATTATTGGTAAAATTAAATTTAGCACACGTTTATTTGGTAAATGACGAATATAGCGAAGCAAAAGCGATCTATAAGAAATACCAAACTCAAAACGTTACAGACAGTTTGAGCTGGAAAGAAAAAACTAAACAAGATTTCACCGTTTTTCAAAAAGCAGGTTTACCATCAAAAGACTTTGAAAAAGTTTTGAATCTATATAATTAA
- a CDS encoding DUF2199 domain-containing protein — protein sequence MDEIKFICECCGEEHVSWPALMYNSPNSYHNLSNQEKEEIAVIDQDFCVIKYSDQEINRFIRCVLIQKVNDHCEDLEYGFWVSLSETSFKDYLENFDNENHETQYFGWLSNYISQYQFSNSIPTTVVTKSGNDRPEIFPHQDFDHPFVKDYYEGITKEEAEKRIREMLKN from the coding sequence ATGGACGAAATTAAATTTATTTGTGAGTGTTGCGGAGAAGAACATGTTAGCTGGCCCGCACTTATGTACAATTCCCCAAATAGTTATCATAACCTTTCCAATCAGGAAAAAGAAGAAATAGCAGTAATCGATCAGGATTTTTGTGTTATAAAATATTCAGATCAGGAAATAAATCGCTTTATCAGATGCGTTTTAATTCAGAAAGTTAACGACCATTGCGAAGATTTAGAATATGGTTTCTGGGTTTCCTTAAGCGAAACAAGCTTTAAGGATTATCTTGAAAACTTTGATAATGAAAATCATGAAACGCAATATTTTGGATGGCTTTCCAATTATATTTCACAATACCAATTCTCAAATAGTATTCCAACAACCGTTGTTACCAAAAGCGGTAACGACAGACCCGAAATTTTTCCACATCAAGATTTTGACCATCCTTTTGTAAAAGATTATTACGAAGGAATCACAAAAGAAGAAGCTGAAAAAAGAATTAGGGAAATGTTAAAAAATTAG
- a CDS encoding metal-dependent hydrolase, whose protein sequence is MKITFYGHASLGIEVGGKHIIVDPFITGNPHASAIDINTLKADYILLTHAHGDHVLDVEAIAKRTNATIVSGAEITSYYAQREFKAHPMNHGGSWQFDFGKVKYVSAIHSSSFPDGTYGGNPGGFVIEGEHKNIYIAGDTALTMDMKLIPMRTKLDLAILPIGNNFTMDVEDAIIASDFVECDKILGYHFDTFGYIKIDHEESIRKFFDKGKDLMLLEIGESIEL, encoded by the coding sequence ATGAAAATCACATTTTACGGACACGCCTCTTTAGGCATTGAAGTTGGAGGAAAACATATTATTGTTGATCCTTTCATTACCGGAAATCCACATGCATCGGCAATCGACATAAATACTTTAAAAGCAGATTATATTTTGCTTACACACGCACATGGCGATCACGTTCTTGATGTCGAAGCGATTGCAAAACGCACAAATGCAACGATCGTTTCTGGTGCCGAAATCACAAGTTACTACGCTCAAAGAGAATTCAAAGCGCATCCAATGAATCACGGAGGAAGCTGGCAATTTGACTTCGGAAAAGTAAAATATGTAAGCGCAATACACTCAAGTTCATTCCCTGACGGAACTTACGGAGGAAATCCAGGAGGTTTCGTAATCGAAGGCGAGCACAAAAACATCTATATTGCCGGAGATACTGCATTGACAATGGACATGAAACTAATTCCGATGCGTACAAAACTGGATTTAGCAATACTTCCAATCGGAAATAATTTTACAATGGATGTTGAAGACGCTATCATTGCTTCGGATTTTGTAGAATGCGACAAAATTTTAGGATATCACTTCGATACTTTTGGTTACATCAAAATCGATCACGAAGAATCAATCCGTAAATTCTTTGATAAAGGAAAAGATTTGATGCTTCTTGAAATCGGAGAATCAATAGAATTATAA
- the menA gene encoding 1,4-dihydroxy-2-naphthoate octaprenyltransferase yields MKHWIEAARLRTLPLSVSGIIVGSIYALSNPTETINTPTEVFSWKIFGFALLTTLGLQVLSNFANDYGDGVKGTDNADRVGPQRAIQSGVITPQAMKKAIIITSVLTLLSAIILIYFAFGETNFAYSIFFLLLGIAAIVSAIRYTVGNSAYGYRGFGDLFVFIFFGLVSTLGVNFLYSKEVDPLLILPAISIGLLSVGVLNLNNMRDEESDRKSGKNTIVVKIGGAKAKIYHFALIITAMLLVVIFAFLSDYNFDQYLFLLAYIPLTKHLITVYKNQNPKLLDPELKKLALSTFLLSILLTVCMISLISDIIVNLFLGGR; encoded by the coding sequence ATGAAACATTGGATTGAAGCCGCACGTTTGCGCACATTACCTTTATCAGTTTCGGGAATTATAGTAGGAAGTATTTATGCTTTATCAAACCCAACAGAAACCATAAATACACCAACAGAAGTATTTAGCTGGAAAATCTTTGGTTTTGCACTACTAACAACATTAGGTTTACAGGTTTTATCCAATTTTGCAAACGATTATGGAGACGGAGTAAAAGGCACTGATAATGCTGACAGAGTTGGTCCGCAAAGAGCAATTCAAAGTGGTGTTATTACGCCTCAGGCCATGAAAAAAGCAATTATAATTACGTCTGTTTTGACATTATTATCAGCTATAATCCTGATTTATTTTGCTTTTGGAGAGACTAATTTCGCATATTCAATCTTTTTCTTATTACTTGGAATCGCTGCAATTGTTTCAGCAATTCGTTATACAGTAGGAAACTCAGCTTACGGATATAGAGGATTTGGAGATTTATTCGTTTTCATATTCTTCGGACTTGTAAGTACATTGGGCGTAAACTTTTTGTATTCAAAAGAAGTAGATCCGCTTTTAATCTTACCGGCAATTTCTATCGGATTATTAAGCGTTGGCGTTTTAAACCTGAACAATATGCGCGATGAAGAATCAGACAGAAAATCAGGAAAAAACACAATCGTAGTTAAAATTGGCGGAGCAAAAGCAAAGATTTATCACTTTGCATTGATAATTACAGCAATGCTTCTGGTAGTTATTTTTGCCTTTTTAAGCGATTATAATTTCGATCAATATTTGTTTTTATTGGCTTACATACCTTTAACTAAACATTTAATTACCGTTTATAAAAACCAAAACCCTAAGCTTTTAGATCCAGAATTAAAAAAACTGGCGCTTAGCACATTTTTACTTTCAATACTATTAACAGTTTGTATGATCTCATTGATTTCAGACATTATTGTTAATCTATTTTTAGGAGGTAGATAA
- a CDS encoding 1,4-dihydroxy-2-naphthoyl-CoA synthase yields the protein MDWITAREFEDITYKKCNGVARIAFNRPNVRNAFRPKTTSELYQAFYDAQEDTSIGVVLLSAEGPSTKDGVYSFCSGGDQNARGHQGYVGEDGQHRLNILEVQRLIRFMPKVVIAVVPGWAVGGGHSLHVVCDMTLASKEHAIFKQTDADVTSFDGGYGSAYLAKMVGQKKAREIFFLGRNYSAQEAMDMGMVNAVIPHDELEDTAYEWAQEILQKSPTSIKMLKFAMNLTDDGMVGQQVFAGEATRLAYMTEEAKEGRNAFLEKRKPNFGENKWLP from the coding sequence ATGGATTGGATTACTGCCAGAGAATTTGAAGATATAACCTATAAAAAATGTAACGGAGTTGCCAGAATTGCCTTTAACAGACCAAATGTTAGAAATGCATTCCGTCCAAAAACAACCTCAGAATTATACCAGGCTTTTTACGATGCACAGGAAGATACGTCAATTGGCGTTGTTTTGCTTTCTGCCGAAGGTCCGTCGACCAAAGATGGCGTATATTCATTTTGCAGCGGAGGAGATCAAAATGCACGCGGACACCAAGGTTATGTTGGTGAAGACGGACAACATCGTTTGAATATCCTTGAAGTTCAGCGATTAATTCGTTTTATGCCAAAAGTTGTTATTGCAGTTGTTCCGGGTTGGGCAGTTGGCGGCGGACACAGTTTGCACGTAGTTTGCGATATGACTTTGGCAAGTAAAGAACACGCAATTTTCAAACAAACAGATGCTGATGTAACTAGTTTTGATGGTGGTTACGGATCTGCTTATCTGGCTAAAATGGTTGGACAGAAAAAAGCACGTGAAATTTTCTTTTTAGGTAGAAATTATTCTGCTCAGGAAGCTATGGATATGGGAATGGTAAATGCTGTAATTCCGCATGATGAGCTAGAAGACACAGCTTATGAATGGGCACAGGAAATTCTGCAAAAATCACCAACTTCTATAAAAATGCTAAAATTCGCCATGAATTTAACAGACGACGGAATGGTTGGACAGCAAGTTTTTGCCGGAGAAGCTACACGTCTTGCTTATATGACAGAAGAAGCTAAAGAAGGAAGAAACGCTTTCTTAGAAAAAAGAAAACCAAATTTTGGCGAAAACAAATGGCTTCCATAA
- a CDS encoding S1-like domain-containing RNA-binding protein, which translates to MIEIGKYNTLTILRDTKVGLFLGNPEKDPEGIHDILLPNKYVPNEFEIGEELIVFVYLDHEQRPVATTLEPYILLNEFSLLRVNYINQVGAFMDWGMEKDILVPFKEQARPMEKGKRYLVYLYMDEKTNRLVASSKLNQFLSNENLTVEKGEEVDLIVSHITELGINVIINEQHKGLLYKDEVYDDAIRTGDRMRGFIKNIRPDNKIDVALQVQGYQSIEPNAEKILDELRANRGFLRLNDASHPEDIKTVLKMSKKTFKKAIGALYKDKLIEIKEDGIYLVKEE; encoded by the coding sequence ATGATTGAAATAGGAAAATACAATACCCTTACTATACTACGTGACACCAAAGTTGGTTTATTTTTAGGAAATCCTGAAAAAGATCCTGAAGGAATTCACGACATTTTATTACCAAACAAATACGTTCCAAATGAATTTGAAATAGGCGAGGAGCTTATTGTTTTCGTTTATTTGGACCACGAACAACGTCCGGTTGCAACAACGCTGGAACCATACATTTTATTGAATGAATTTTCACTTTTAAGAGTAAATTACATCAATCAGGTTGGTGCATTTATGGATTGGGGAATGGAAAAAGATATTCTTGTTCCGTTTAAAGAGCAAGCGCGTCCAATGGAAAAAGGAAAACGTTACTTAGTTTACCTTTATATGGATGAAAAAACCAATCGTTTGGTAGCTTCAAGTAAACTGAACCAATTTCTAAGCAATGAAAATTTAACGGTTGAAAAAGGAGAAGAAGTTGATTTGATCGTTTCACATATCACCGAATTAGGTATAAATGTAATCATCAATGAGCAACACAAAGGATTATTGTACAAAGACGAAGTTTATGACGATGCGATAAGAACCGGAGACAGAATGCGTGGTTTTATCAAAAATATTCGTCCTGATAATAAAATAGATGTTGCATTGCAAGTACAAGGATATCAAAGTATTGAGCCAAATGCAGAAAAGATTTTAGATGAATTAAGAGCTAATCGTGGTTTTTTACGTCTAAATGACGCTTCGCATCCGGAAGACATTAAAACAGTACTAAAAATGAGTAAAAAAACCTTTAAAAAAGCAATTGGAGCTTTATATAAAGACAAACTCATCGAAATCAAAGAAGACGGAATTTATCTGGTAAAAGAAGAATAG
- a CDS encoding M20/M25/M40 family metallo-hydrolase, translating to MKKTFFYAVFAFLFFTQITFSQVAEDSEIKKMITEIKAENLEATVRKLVSFGTRHTLSDTKSKTKGIGAAQQWIKSEFDKYALESGGRLTASIDYFEVKADGKRINKDSQLGNVMATLKGTDPTDNRVLIISGHLDSRVSDVMNIKSDAPGANDDASGVAAVMELARVMSKRSFSATIIFVAVVGEEQGLIGARHLAETAKESNWNIMAMLNNDMIGNSLSSGTNLRDNTQIRVFSETIPFLETEDEAKIRKATSRENDSPSRLLARYIKTVTEQYVDQLKVKLVYRNDRFLRGGDHTPFSQNGFTAVRFCEMNENFDHQHQDLRTENGIKYGDLVEFMDFEYLRKNTCSNLVTLANLAWSPKAPTNVGIEVKNLSNSSAFSWTAPEGKIPYGYQILMRETASSHWEKTFFVKDTKAEIPYSKDNYFFAIQTVDELGHASLPVFPVPIR from the coding sequence ATGAAAAAGACCTTTTTTTATGCTGTATTTGCTTTTCTGTTTTTTACGCAAATTACCTTTTCTCAAGTTGCAGAAGATTCTGAAATAAAAAAAATGATTACCGAAATTAAAGCCGAAAACCTTGAAGCTACTGTTCGAAAGCTAGTTTCTTTCGGGACGCGACATACTTTAAGTGATACTAAAAGTAAAACCAAAGGAATTGGCGCTGCACAACAATGGATAAAATCTGAATTTGATAAATATGCTTTGGAATCCGGCGGAAGATTAACCGCTTCAATTGATTATTTTGAAGTTAAAGCAGACGGAAAGCGCATCAACAAAGACAGTCAGCTTGGGAATGTAATGGCGACTCTTAAAGGAACTGACCCAACTGATAATCGTGTTCTTATTATAAGCGGACATCTTGATTCGAGGGTTTCTGATGTTATGAATATAAAATCTGACGCTCCTGGTGCCAATGATGACGCTTCCGGAGTTGCGGCTGTAATGGAATTGGCCAGAGTAATGAGTAAAAGATCTTTCTCTGCAACTATTATTTTTGTGGCTGTAGTTGGTGAAGAACAAGGACTTATTGGTGCTCGCCATCTTGCTGAAACTGCAAAAGAATCGAACTGGAATATCATGGCAATGCTTAATAATGATATGATTGGTAATAGTTTATCGAGCGGAACTAATTTAAGAGACAATACTCAGATTAGGGTTTTTAGTGAAACGATTCCGTTTTTAGAAACCGAAGACGAAGCTAAAATACGTAAAGCAACAAGTCGCGAAAATGATAGTCCGTCGAGATTATTGGCGCGTTACATTAAAACGGTTACAGAGCAATACGTAGATCAATTAAAAGTAAAATTAGTATATAGAAACGATCGTTTTTTACGTGGTGGCGATCATACTCCGTTTAGTCAAAATGGCTTTACAGCAGTTCGTTTTTGCGAAATGAATGAGAATTTTGATCACCAACATCAGGATTTAAGGACTGAAAACGGTATTAAATATGGTGATTTAGTTGAATTTATGGATTTTGAGTATTTAAGAAAAAACACTTGTTCTAATTTAGTAACTCTGGCCAATTTAGCATGGTCACCAAAAGCGCCAACAAATGTAGGAATCGAAGTTAAAAACCTTTCTAATTCATCTGCATTCTCCTGGACAGCTCCGGAAGGAAAAATACCTTACGGTTATCAGATTTTAATGAGAGAAACGGCTTCTTCGCATTGGGAGAAAACATTTTTTGTAAAAGATACCAAAGCCGAAATACCATATTCTAAAGACAACTACTTTTTTGCAATACAAACTGTAGACGAGTTAGGTCATGCAAGTTTACCTGTGTTTCCGGTTCCAATTCGTTAA
- a CDS encoding DUF2853 family protein, with protein sequence MSAREELIKKYAADLKDKCGVTPNMDLLTKVTIGCGPSIYNADASTVAATQHSEIDTVKNNFLIKKLGLSNGPELEAAIHAVLEKYGHSNKHKYRAVVYYLLTVHFKKESVYNK encoded by the coding sequence ATGAGCGCAAGAGAAGAATTAATTAAAAAATACGCAGCTGACTTAAAGGATAAATGTGGCGTAACACCAAACATGGATTTGCTGACAAAAGTAACTATTGGTTGCGGACCGTCAATATACAATGCAGATGCATCAACAGTTGCAGCAACACAACATTCTGAGATAGATACAGTTAAAAATAATTTCCTAATTAAAAAATTAGGCTTATCAAATGGACCGGAATTAGAAGCTGCAATTCATGCAGTTCTTGAAAAATACGGACATTCGAATAAACATAAATACAGAGCTGTAGTTTATTATCTATTGACAGTACACTTTAAAAAAGAAAGTGTTTACAATAAATAA